TAAGATAACCTCGCCGCTTGTCTGGACATAATCCCCGTCTACCTTAACGGTCTTGCCGTTTATATCTATGGCGCTGTTAACCGGAATGCTTAGATTCCCTTTTATATCCATGTCATGCAATAGCTTGAAGCTTTCATTTGTAGTTAAGTCTCCGGGCCAGACGCCACCTGTTACGGTCGCTTCTTCTCCTGCCGGGGTGAGCCTTCCTGTGAAGTTGTCAGTAGTAAATTTAATGTTTCCCACAAACTGGGCAACCGTTGCAAAATCTACATTGCCTGTACTTTTTACATCTATATTGTTAAACCTGGATTGATTGACCAAGCCGCTTCCCATATCCACCACTTGTTCCCCATCACCGGAGAAGACCACCAAGTGGTTTCCCGTTGCCTGGAAGTTTGTGTAGGCACCGTAAGTTACTCTTCTTTGGGTGAAGTTTCCCTTAAACTCAATGACCCCATCTGTCAACCTGTCAACATGAGCGGCAGTGCTTCTTACGTAAAAGTCCCCGCCTACGAATATCATGTCACTTTCGTGGTTCATATTCAGCGTTGCACTTCCCCAAAGGTTATAGTCTGCCTCCACTAAGACATTTCCTCTGCCAACGATAATATGCCCCTCCTGATCTAAGTTGCCCTTTACCTGTAGGGTATGGCCATTTAGATTCACTGTTTTGCCTGAGTTTATCTTTAAATTTCCGTCGACTACCATATCGCTTGCAAGAACAATATCGTCATCAATTGTATGGGCATACTCCGTTGCTGATGCTAGAGTAAAAATATTTATGCTTAAAAAAGCACACACAATTACAAACACAAAAAACATCCAGATTTTCTTTTGTCCAAAAGAAATCATTCGCTATCCCGCCTTTCTTTATTCATTTAAACCTCTCGTTAGTCCCAGGACTAATTTTATTTCAATTTTCAAAAGATTCCTTCACTCAAAACGTGTAGTTAAGCCGATATAAAACTAAACACCCACCCTTAAAGGGTAGGTTTTTGTTTACTTAGGATGACAATAGGGTAGTAAAAGAAGGAGAAGTATATTTAGAGGAGGTTATTTTTTATGAAAAAAGTTTTAATTCCGATTGATGGATCCGAATTTTCCAGCCTTGCTATCGAAAAAGGAAAAGAAATTGCCAAATTTTTTGGAAGCAAGATCATTTTACTTCACGTAAGAGACTTAAATTTTTCAAATTACCCTTCCGACCCCTCAGTATTCCACGATATAACTGCTACTATTGAAAATATCTTGGCAGAAGGCGACAAAGAAAGTGCCATCTTATTGGAGGAGTCCAAGAAAAAATTCGAAGACATGTTCGACATGGTAGAAACGGTTTCCCTTAAAGGAAATGTCGCTTCATCCATAGTCGACTATGCCGAAGAAAATGACGTAGACCTAGTCGTTCTTGGTTCCAATGGACTTGGCGCAAAAGGAATACGGGGAGCTCTCCTAGGGAGCGTAGCTAACAAAGTGATCCACCAGGTCACTAAACCCGTTCTCCTTGTTAAATGACAGATTTAAAGCTCCGGCCACGGCCGGAGCTTTATTTAATGGATTAATGTTTACAGAGAATATCTCTTCTGCTTGATTATAACCAGCGCTATCGCCAAGAACGCAACCGCAAAGGCCAGCTGGACCAGCATTCCATAAATTATAGTCTCTAGAGATGAGCCCACAGCTCCATTCATTCCTCCTATAGTGTCATTTACCCTTACGTACCAGAAGATTGGATTGAACGTACCCATAATTTTTAGTTGGTCGCTAAGAAGAGCTTGCGGTACGAATGATCCTCCTAAAAAGGACAATCCCAGGGAAAACACATTTCCTAATGGGTCTATTGAATTTTTAGTTGCAAAGCTTGATACAAAGAAGCTTATGCTCAGACAAAGCACCGTCAGCACGAAGGAGTTTAGCACAAACAGCATCGATCCTGGCTGACTTATTGAATTTCCGTTTATGACAAAGGCCATAACAGCAAATATAATCCATATCACAAGAGCTATAAGCAGGTTGCTTAAGATCAACTGGTAGTTATAGCGCTTAGTGCTGATGGGAGCACAGTAGTTGCGCATTTTTATCTCTTTGTTGTTGAATATCAACATTATCCGCCCGACCATTGAGATCAGCATCGCTATCATTATGTAGGATAAAAAGTTGAAGTAAAGATTCAGCCCGGACATGCTGTCACCTGTTGCGCTGTCCAGGAAAGAAACGTCGGCCTCCACCGAAATGTCGCTGGCTATGCGCTGATTTATTTCTTCGATAGGCATATTGGGATATGCCATCATATAAAGCCTGGCAGTATTTAAGTAGCTTTCAATTATGGTTTTTGCATACTGGGCGCTTGTTGAATCCGGCACTGACAATGTGCTGATTTTTTGATATCCCTCTGAGGCAAAACCCTCTTGGAACCCTTCAGGTATAGTTACAATAAACTCTGTATCTCTAAAAAACAGCGCATCTTTGATGCTGTCCTCGTCGCTATCTATTTCTACAGGCCTTGCTACGCTTTTAAGATAATCTTCAAGGCCGTTAGCCAGGACTGTTCTGTCCTCATTTATTATCGAGACCCGTACCTTCGATATTTGAAAGGCGTCTTCTACCTGGGTCCCGGCGCTTCCAGAAAAAAACATCATCAGCCCAACAAAGATTATAGTGTATATAATGAAAACTGCCAGAAATTTTCTAGGAACAATCTTATAAAACAGTTTAAATACTTGCATATTTCTGCCTCCTTAATACCA
This genomic window from Alkalibacter saccharofermentans DSM 14828 contains:
- a CDS encoding universal stress protein, coding for MKKVLIPIDGSEFSSLAIEKGKEIAKFFGSKIILLHVRDLNFSNYPSDPSVFHDITATIENILAEGDKESAILLEESKKKFEDMFDMVETVSLKGNVASSIVDYAEENDVDLVVLGSNGLGAKGIRGALLGSVANKVIHQVTKPVLLVK
- a CDS encoding ABC transporter permease, whose product is MQVFKLFYKIVPRKFLAVFIIYTIIFVGLMMFFSGSAGTQVEDAFQISKVRVSIINEDRTVLANGLEDYLKSVARPVEIDSDEDSIKDALFFRDTEFIVTIPEGFQEGFASEGYQKISTLSVPDSTSAQYAKTIIESYLNTARLYMMAYPNMPIEEINQRIASDISVEADVSFLDSATGDSMSGLNLYFNFLSYIMIAMLISMVGRIMLIFNNKEIKMRNYCAPISTKRYNYQLILSNLLIALVIWIIFAVMAFVINGNSISQPGSMLFVLNSFVLTVLCLSISFFVSSFATKNSIDPLGNVFSLGLSFLGGSFVPQALLSDQLKIMGTFNPIFWYVRVNDTIGGMNGAVGSSLETIIYGMLVQLAFAVAFLAIALVIIKQKRYSL